TGTATTGCATGACATTGTCAGTAGATATGAGCAATCACACAACATTATCCTATGTGGTGACCTGAATGGAACTTTATTGGAAAGAAGAAACAACAAACACGACATTATGCTAAAAGACTCTGTGAAAGAACATATGCTCTCATGTGGAAATAGTAATCTAGAACCTACATTTTACCACTTTAATGGCTACGCCTCACAGATCGATTATGTACTTTCAAATTGTCCAGAACTCATACAAAGTTATTCCATTTGCAAAAAGGACGCGGTTAACGTATCCTCGCATGTGCCAGTGACAGTTCTCCTGAAGTTGTCTGTTGAATTAGTGGACACACATTGTCACGCGGAAAGAAAGCAAAGTAAACCTAAAAAAGTGTATGCATGGAATAAACTTGATCAAGATTCATTTACCGAACATATTCTATCAAACCTTAACAATACGGAAAGGAGAGATTCTGATGACATTGTTAAAATAATAACTACATGCTTGAAAGCAGCAGCGGATCAGGCAGTACCttcaaaaacattgaaatttaaagGGCCTAAACGCCCAGCCTCTAAAGAGACGCTGTCTTGTATGAAAGCAGTGAAAGAAACTTATAAGAAATGGGAAGCTTCGGGTAAACCTTGCTATGGGCAATTATTTCTGGAAAACAAATTAGCTAAACGCGCATTACGCAGTCAACAGCGCACCTTGGAAGCGGTGAAAAGAAAATCGTTTTATGACCCTCTTATGGAAAACCCAACTAATCagaaatgttatcaatttattaaaagaaGTAGATCGAAAACTGAATCAGGGTCGGCTTGTATCCAGGTGAAGGGAGTTAAATATGTTGACACTGATCAGCAGAGACAATGTTTTGCCCAGTGTTTTGAAGATCTAGCAGTACCAAAAGACCAGAATTATGACAATGTGTTTTTAGAATTGTGTAATGTACGCGTCGGAGAGACTGAAAATAGATATCCGTGTGATACAAAAACAGATGTTCAGGTGACAGAGTCTGAAGTTGGCATAGCT
The genomic region above belongs to Mercenaria mercenaria strain notata chromosome 12, MADL_Memer_1, whole genome shotgun sequence and contains:
- the LOC128547494 gene encoding uncharacterized protein LOC128547494 gives rise to the protein MLSNKLSDRVTKLNVGNERIIALELGFGQKLCLINTYMPTNKQESEPAYRECLDVLHDIVSRYEQSHNIILCGDLNGTLLERRNNKHDIMLKDSVKEHMLSCGNSNLEPTFYHFNGYASQIDYVLSNCPELIQSYSICKKDAVNVSSHVPVTVLLKLSVELVDTHCHAERKQSKPKKVYAWNKLDQDSFTEHILSNLNNTERRDSDDIVKIITTCLKAAADQAVPSKTLKFKGPKRPASKETLSCMKAVKETYKKWEASGKPCYGQLFLENKLAKRALRSQQRTLEAVKRKSFYDPLMENPTNQKCYQFIKRSRSKTESGSACIQVKGVKYVDTDQQRQCFAQCFEDLAVPKDQNYDNVFLELCNVRVGETENRYPCDTKTDVQVTESEVGIAIDQLNNGKALDEYGLSAEHFKASKPVIVPVITDLFNQILAEKKVPATFKTGIITPVLKKGKDSKCMENYRGITVSSVFGKLFEYTVLNKLKF